A genomic segment from Phragmites australis chromosome 6, lpPhrAust1.1, whole genome shotgun sequence encodes:
- the LOC133923044 gene encoding MADS-box transcription factor 2-like: MGRGNIEIKRIENSTNRQVTFSKQWAEIIKKAREIDVLCDAEVGIVIFSSGGKLYDYYSPRTRLSRILEKYQTNSGKILWDERHKKWQ; encoded by the exons ATGGGGCGTGGCAATATCGAGATCAAGAGGATCGAGAACTCCACCAACCGGCAGGTGACCTTCTCCAAGCAGTGGGCCGAGATCATTAAGAAGGCCCGCGAGATCGATGTGCTCTGCGACGCCGAGGTTGGCATTGTCATCTTCTCCAGCGGTGGCAAGCTCTACGACTACTACTCACCTAGGACCAG GCTTTCTAGGATCTTGGAGAAGTACCAGACCAACTCTGGGAAGATCCTGTGGGATGAGAGGCACAAA AAGTGGCAGTAG